The sequence below is a genomic window from Dermacentor albipictus isolate Rhodes 1998 colony chromosome 2, USDA_Dalb.pri_finalv2, whole genome shotgun sequence.
GCAGAAAACGTCTTTTTGCACGTGGATGTTATTAGTTTTATCAGTGTTTAGGGTCATTTGCCCAGAAGAGCGCCAGTTAGTAATACAGTCGTCACATTGAAGAGCAACACGAACAAAGAGTGAGCAGATTAGGCCATAAATTGCATAGCCATCTGTGAACAAGTGTATGTATATTTCAGATGGCAATCAATTATATAAATTGGAAAAATTAATGGTCTGAGGACACTTCATAGTGGTATGACAGATATAACACTGCCCATACTAGAGGTGTAGTTGTTGATGACGGTGGATTAGTTATGCAATGACAATAAGTTTATTATTCAGGATACTGTTAGGGAATCATTGTTTAAGCATGAAATTTTCGCTACAGATGGCAGTGAGTGATGCGATTGAAGGCCTTGGCAAAATCGCAGAGTGAAGTGATAATAAACAGAGGAAACTGGTTGGAAACTACAGCTCTGGTAAGCAGGTGCTGTGTTCTAGACTATTCATTTTAGAAAAAAACTAGGTGTGCAGACACTGACACAAAATATGCACTGATAAAAACAcactctgttttccttttttgtgtcTGTCTCTGCATGCCTAAGTTTTTTCGAACATGAACCCCTACTAACTAGCTCAACTTCTTGTCCTTCAAAATACAGTCAAATGTCTTTACAACAAAGTGCTTGGGACCTTAAAAATTCTTCGTTATactggtcacttcgttgtaaagatcgTGCACCATACCGCTCACAATAGAGCAGGCTAAGCATTGTCAAGAAGAGATAACCGTGATTGGACATAAATTCAAAAGATACTTAGTGAAAGAAGttgaaattcttttttctttttttctttttgttcacacttctcatcTCATGATATTGGTGACTATACAGCCAAACTTATTGCACCGAGGTAAACAACATGCACAGTGGCAAAACGATGGAGTGAAGCAAGGTAAAGCTGCAGATCGTTGAATGTTGCTGTTGCCTTCCTTGCTGTGAAAATTCTTGGTTCATTTACAGCCTCTTCACCGTTGTTGACTTCGTTGACTTTGGTGCCCTTTCCATCCTAGGTGGTTTTGAAGATGTTGTCAGTCGTCATTTACAATTACATAACATTGTCGTGAACTGCAACGTACTCATCAGCCATTACACTGGCTGCTCTGTTACAACATGCAGGGTACGAGTTGAGTGATTCCTAGTGCACTGCAGCTGGACTGTAAAGGCCAGTTTATAGTCGAACGTTGCGTTGACGCGCGTGCACGCTCGGCATGGCGATGCCATGCCAGCGAAAGTGCAGCACTCTGTAGTCCAATGCGAGGCATGGCCGACGTACCCAGTGTCCATTGGCATTCCCCAGCTGCAGCTGGCGCGAGATGCGACATGGTGCTATTCCAGTAGTTTATGACACTGCATTTTGTATCAGCCTGGTTACCCAGGCTGCCCCGCGTCCGTGTCTCGTCACTTGTGGTGGTGCGTTCCCCTGCACATTGCAGCTAGCTTGCTGTTTCTTATCATGCTTGCTGAAACTCTTAGCTTCATATAAAATGCACATGCGTCTAGCGGTGCGGCGCACGCATTGCGCTATAGAGGGGTCGGCTTTTGTGTCACCGTAACTTGATGAACCTGGTGTCGCCAACCTCCGCCGATACTGGCTGAAGCGCTTGCTGTGTGTGACTTTTATAAAGTGGCCCTAACACTCGCCGACGGCGGCATGCACGTCAAGCATATCGCTTGCACCATCGTTAGTGCTGGTGCGGAGCCCAACTCAGCTATGTCTGTGGCGGGCAGTAGTGGCACCAGCGCATGGTGTTCATTGTAAAGTAACAAATCAGCTGTCGGGGATGCTTAAATTTCTTTCTTGTACAGGCTAATTCTTTTTAGTGGTCGCCATTGTAGAAGTGCTAACAATACACATGAAACCTGCCGTTGTGGCATAGTGTCTATGGTGTCGCTCTACTAAGCCTGAGGGTTCGGAATCAAATGTTGGCcacagcagctgcattttgattgGGTTGAAATGCAACAACACCCACATACTGTGCATTGGGTGAACATTAATGAACCGCAGGCGGTCAAAACTaatccccactacggcatgccatGTAATCAAATAGTGACTGGCTTGTAGAACCCCAGAATTAATTCACATAAAAGATAGGAATTCAGCCAGGGTGTAATCCATTGTTATACAGTCAATTTCATAGTAGAGGTGATCATTGTAGAGACATTCGATTTTATTCATTCAATGTTATGACCATGTATGGGAAACATGACAGGCTGATGGCTCACTTGCAGGGAGCAGCCCATCTTTTCCACGAAAGCGCACGTGTTCCACATCGACCCCAAGACGAAGCGGTCCTGGATACCAGCCAGCAGCCAGGCGGTGAGCGTCAGCTTCTTCTATGACTCAAGTCGCAACCTGTATCGCATCATCAGTGTTGAGGGCACCAAGGCGGTAATCAACTCCACCATAACGCCCAACATGACCTTCACCAAGACCTCCCAGAAATTCGGCCAGTGGTCTGACATCCGAGCCAACACTGTTTATGGCCTTGGCTTTGGCTCGGAGCCTGACCTGAATAAGGTGAGCAAGACCAGGTCCATTTCAGACAGACTGTTGCCTTATAAATCTCAGATGCGTGTGGTACAGGCTGCTTGTAAATGTGGGAGCCTTTTCGTTATGCAAGTGCTGCATTTACTAATTTCTAAGCAAAATGTTTGTACACAGTGCTATGATCATTGCTGTAAACTTGGCTAGCCCTATACAATAAAACTTGAGGTTCTGTTGAACCCCAAAATGCCGTTTACctgagccatcatcatcatcatccccctTAATTGCAGTGCAAGGGCGTCTCCCAAAAATGCCTCGCCTTATTAAACAAATGCCTTGCCTTATTTAAAGGGCCCCGTAAACAACCCCAAGGTCTTAAAATTTGTTATATAGTGGCAGTTGTGTACAAGTCTACAATGAACATGCAGCCACTAGAATTTTTGAAATTAGTCCCATAATAGCAGTCACAAGTGTTTGGTGACCAGAATGTAGCCATCGCTCATTTCTCCCTCTACTCCTCAAGTGAAATGTGGGCACTACATCATTACCACTTTCACATTCacacttatttttttcttatttcaaaACACCGTCAACTTCCAATTACCACGACTCCGTGTTTTTTGGCTACCCACTGTTGCTCCTGTGCCGCCTGTGCTCCTACGAAGCAGTGCCGTGATAGATCCTGTGTTGTGGACAATGTGTGATTACTGCCTGTTTTCTTTGCAATACGTTGTTAGAGGCCCTACAACCGACTGCACAAAGAGGAAAGAGAAAGTGCAAGCAAAAGACAAAGGAGGCCTGCTACCCACCGGTGCTTTGCAAGTCCTGCAACATGATACTGTACCACCATGTTTcatatacagtagaatctcggtgATATGAACCCGGCTGATACGAAATTCGGTGTGATACGAATTCGCAAAATTCCCCCGCCCAAAAGCATTATGTACAATGGGCCGAAATTCGGATGTTCCGAACACTTTTCCGCGTCGCGCCGGGTGATACGAACTTCGGTACCGCAACCGTCGAGCCGccaccaacgaaaaaaaaaaacggcgtagCATGCGTCAGTGCCAGTTTGGGATTCCGCGGCAGCAGGGAGGGTAACGAGGCAAGggaagctttctctctctctagttttTGGGGGCGGCCTCTtcgtctttttttgtttgttgttgccgGAGGCTAGCGCCGCTGCTTATTggttagcgcttgtccttgtccttagcgcttgtccttgtctgtcttccttgtgttcgtggttttatttgcgctaagctactacttcaaatatggacgaccaactagcccaacagtcaactcttctagctTATTGGTTCGTTCGCCCTGCGAACCAGCCAACCCAACCGGTCGAGCGCGATTTGTCCTCTCCACATTTCTCGTGGCCCTGCGCGCCCATTCCGCCGGTCTTTCCGCTACAGCCAGCAAGCAGATCGCCACGCCAGCAGCAGCTcccgcttctttgtttcctcgtgCGCGACGACTACGGAAGTGCAGCGTGTTGTTTGCGTGTGTCGTTTTGTGAGCATTGATCGCGTCAGCCCGAAAGGTACTGCAAACAGTACGATGTCGCGAAAGCGGAAGGCGCTGTCGTGGGATATGACGCATGCGATGTTTTTAACATTGATGAGGCAGGGCTGTTTTACAACCTTCAGCTCGAAAAGAGTCTCTGCTTCAAGGGCGAAGCCTGCCAGGGAGGACAGAAAAGTAAGCAGCGTGTGACGGTTTTGTTTTGCTGCAACGCTGACGGGTCAGAAAAAATGAAACTGACCGTCATTGGAAAATACCAAAAGCCCTGATGCTTCAAGGCAGCCGGTCGTTTGCCCTGCACATATAGAGCCAATAAAAAGGCGTGGATGACATCGGCTCTGTTCGTGGAGTTCGTGACATACTTAGACCATAGGATGTCATGCAAAAACAGAAAAATTGTTTTGCTGCTGGACCAGTGTGCGGCGCATCCAAAGCACATGACGTTACAGAGCATCAAAGTGGTATTCCTGCCCCCAAACGCCACTAGTCATTTGCAGCCACTGGATGCTGGCATTATTAGAAACGTGAAGCACCACTTCAAAGGTTTGTTGGTGCGCCGCCTCCTTGCAAAGATAGACCGTAAGGACCCAAATAGTATGCAGATCAGTCTTTTGGACGCTATGCATTTTATTGCAGTGGCCTGGGAGCGCGTCTCCCCTGCAACCATCGCGAATTGTTTCGCAAAGTGTGGGATTTTTAAATCCGCAGTGGCTACCACCTCGCAAGTGCCAGATCCAATTCCAGTTGATGTCTGGAACCAGCTTGGCGTCGACTGCAGTGCCGACGATTTCGTCACCGCGGACGACGATCTCGTCACCTGTGGTCTGCGCACAGTGGACGACATCGTGGAGGATGTATCATCGCAGCCTCGAATTTCGAATAGTGACGATGAAGAAGACGAGTGCCAAAATGGTGACGATCAACCACCGTCGGCAGCCGAAACCATGCATGCTCTCGATATTCTGCGGCGTGCTGTGACGTCCGAGACTGTGCGTGAGAGCACTACCGCCCAGTTTTTCAGCTTCCAAAATTCTCTGCTGGCCGACCTCGCAGAGAAGAAGACGCAGAAGGACATCCGTGACTTCTATGCACGTAAATAAATGTGTTTTTTTGTGCGTGTCTCATGGTTTCGGGACGGATTTCGCTCGTTTTTGGTGATACGAAATTTCGGATGATACGAATATTTTCGCCACCCCTTGAGATTCGTATCACCGAGATTCTACTGTAAACATGCCATTGTCGTATGCAGGTTGTACATCACCGATGCCTCAGAGAAAAATGAAAGCTGAACTTGCATGCAAAAAAGTACTTGCGTTCTGTAAAGTACTTGCATTCTgtgttcattttttctttttctttttttaagcttgTAAATGCATACTTGGAAAATGAGAGATGTGGCTCTGCGAATAGCAAACCAGGAAATGCAACATGTGTACGGAAAAACAAGCAACACGAAGATGAAGAGCAGGGGTGCAACTCCATCAAGTACAAGGTGTGCTTGCAGATGAACCGGAAGTCATAGGTTCTCGTTGGTCTACCAATCGACAGTGTTTATCCTGTTGATGTGACCTGGTGCACCCTGTTGACATTGCCAGGTGTGCAGCGGCACTTGAAAAGCCAGGAGAAGAGCACAggattattttttaaatttgatgTCACACCATAGCGAGTGGATTGTCACTGCATTCTGTACACGATGCGCATTTATTTGAAATGTGTAAAAAATATACGAGAGTTGTTTAGGGACCAGTTAACAAAGTGGTGAGGAAAAATATGGGTAAAAAACAGGTCACAGGAAACCTGTTgtgttcagaatgcttcaaaatTTATTCAAGTATTGCTACACTAAATGCATTACCATGCCTCTTTGAGACAGAATTTTCTTTCACTAAACTGCCTCTGTTGCAGGGTCTTAGCTTAAAGGGCCCCCCACAAGGTcgggccatattgagctgacaagcgcaaagCATACAATGCAcgccaacgatcgtgtttgcaaagaattgcaTCGCTACGCGCAGCGGAAAGATCAGGTATTTCAATCCGAACACCGTTTTCCCTTCTTTTCGCAGCCGCTGCGCTCCATGATGGACGGTGACGTACTCTCGTCCCTGCGCCTATGTACTCAGGtccacagtgtgacgtcgcttgtggtgacacgtgacttcgagaattattcaaagcaccatctgttatttgtgtgatctgttgcttgaattaacgaattgaagtttagagaattaataaacacacaaatggaatgtctgagTTTTTTTTGTTTGACTTCGCACCACAGCAAGAAAGTTGTACTCCCACTTCATCTGCTTGTTCGCACGGTCGTGCAATCACGTGTGCAGATACCGAAACTATGCCGTTTTCTACCGTGTTACAGCACGTGATCACGCTCTGCAATCCGTGTGTTCTGCCTCAGTACTCATTTAGCACTGAATTATACAACTAGTCGTGCCCTTGTGCACAGCGTTCAAGATCGTGCGCTGCGTGAAACCAGACAATAACAACTTGTGCACAGCGcctaaaaaaaaacatgaaaagaaaaatgaaggcggggcccatgacgtatgcgtcacacgatcctcgaggtccggtatgggagaacacatGGAAGGAATTtaacttgcggaggctagacgaggcgagtggagagagtgtctcgctataCAATggagctcacctcctgaaatcatgggttcgcggcattgaaatatttctatcgactattaatgagctgatttgaaaaatttttgcgacAGAACACACCCTAGTGGACACGCagcaactttcagcgtataaccaaaatttgctatggggcatggtgaggggccctttaacaaggTCAGCATTGGTTCTACCAAATGGTGCAAACTGCTGCAAGTGGTGCCAACTGCAAATACactcgaacccggctatatcgaactcgcaaaaatgCCTATCAGTTCAATATAGAGCATAATTAGATATAAGCCTGcaaaataattggatgtcataaaagcacataccatttgcaaaatcactttattgatgaaactagcttagtttcgcatggaatagtcctgcatttttttcttcttggacaACTTCACTGcctgcgacgcacacgctcctCCACATTGTCtgaggagtcggagcagctgaggccgtaACCTcccgcattcgcgcagaagcaccggactagtgcgagtgcaccaatcacttcggaggatgtgggcaaaggaccgtcgttgctttcctcattgtgtccactttcacttgcactcagtacaatgtcggcaatgtagtctttgttttCCGGTTCTCCCATGGTTGCGACCCCATCATTTGCACTCGCAAACTTGTCCactgttgattcgtcaacagcttccagGAATTCTGACGGCTCACTCCAAACTTCAGCAACACctgcaacggcttcgtcgcattcacCAGAATTTACATTCATCACCGAGAACGCGGAAGCCGGCATGGCTGAatcaatttcggatgaaccactcgtacatgACCATGCATACGCGTTgggcgccacgggcaccgggtcgcAAGTTTGGTCCagtagccctaatctcccccttattcttcaagatcgtgctgagagtgctcttCGAAAACTTGCACGCTGCGAGGACATCCAACTTCTCATCGCGTACAACCCGATTTATGATTTGGAGCTTCACGACAAAAGGTGAATTTGGCCGCGTCATTACGGCAACACTGCAGGAGAAGGTCCACAAGGtgcacacacaatgaaccagaaaagcagctagacaactcgcactttcaccatcttgcatgacgagggcacaagagcctctgattggctgtctgagcaagcgctgcgggcgagccaggatcattttttgcaagGGGGCGTCGACGGCTTGTGCGAGGCAGCGTGGTCACAGTAGGGAGAGTGGTTGAATCGAGCCGCACCGCCGGGTCTCTCCGCCATTGCAAAGTAAAGCCAACTTCTGAGGGCACTTTTCTGTCGCTTGATGTTCGATATgttgggagtcgctgctatttttgttcaatgtaagcgtaatttgtgctatatatactcattgtaactataccgtgtccagaaattgttcaatATACAGAATAATTCGATGCAAACAAGTTcgatatacagtcaaacctcgatatatcgaacacggatatatcgaattattgcgtatatcgaacaatttctatatcacatggaaaatcgcatgcatttttaattctttctttcgaacggggccggatgtaaaatggatatatcgaactccgccgccccagaccaagtgcgctctgttgacaggaggcgagctttcccgcaacactctcgaagatagcggcggcgcgatcggcgttccagacttctgcgtacgacagctgcccacatcggttgcgctgagggcgccatttgaacgtagcggcgtacacacgcggcggcttggagccagcacggccgcctcgatcacgcgcgcacctatgcgcgcacggcggggcaagCCTCGCcttgcgcgcgtgatcgaggcggccgtggagccagttggagcgctttgtcggtgctgagccacacatcatgtgcattgcggacttcgttggcggtgacgacagcaccggaacagtggcggagttaacagacgtggagatcgcggcagaagtgactgctgagcggccaaacgaagaccctgccgaggctgatccagcaaacgctgatgttgccccactcccgactgcaactgaggctgtagctgctttggccgttgtacgccgctactgcggcgcaatagaaggcactggactgtctcttgtggaccgtttagactatgttgaggacgtcgtggtcaagcacgcggttgccaatatgaagcaggctacgctgcttcagtactttcagcgaactaaataaatactttgtttgaagcttcatgtgagtatctattgcgccacgattggttcattgattgatttgcgctagtttttgacgcgttttctacgtgattttatatatcgaattctggctatatcgaactattttgcgatcaccgcgctgttcgatatatcgaggttcgactgtagtcgAGTTTGACTTGTGCCAACAGCCGAGTTGAAGCTGTATCTTCTGAGTGCAAACTTAGCCCGTAATTTCTGATTGTGCACTCGAAttttgattctgattctgattttTTCACTCGAATATATATTGTTATTTAGAGGAATGTTTGAAGTGGTTTTGATTTAATAAAGATATCAAGTTAACAAAATTATTCTTGGGTCCTATTGACTTTGTTAAATTCAGGTTTAACTGTTCATGGACTTTCCTGTGTGGTGCCATAATCTTGTGCGAGGCATTGAAATTTTGGTTCATCTGCAGAGTCATCATTGTCTGAGCTCAGTTGAAAACGTATCACTTTCGTTCTTGGAGCAAAACTCTGTGCAGCTCTCTTGACCTGACCGGTCATCTTAAAACACATTTCCATGTGCAGAGCGGACATATTTCTCACTCAGGCACCGCGCCTACTGCTAAATAAACAaaagtggcacagtgacaacagTAACATAGACTATTGTCACCACGTCATGTAAGTGACTCAAAGTGGAagcacttcatcatcatcagcctatttttatgttcaatgtaggacaaaggcctctccctgtgatctccaattaccctggcTTGCGCTAGCTCATTCCAACTTgcatctgcaaatttcctaatttcatcaccccatctgattttctgccgtcctcaagCGTGCTTCCCTTTttttggcacctattctgtaattCTAATAGTCCACCGATTATCCAACagacgcattacatggcctgctcagcttcgtttttttctcttaatgtcaactagaatattggctatccctgtttgctctctgatccacattgctctcttcctgtctgttaAAGGCGCCCTGAatcactttttattgaagtggagaaaggTATTTGAAGGAAAAATAggccatttcagaaatactttgctgcaaaaagtacttcaatgtgttcaaCAGAAGCGGGGTTATTGGCAATCACACAGCTTCCACCATTCTCCTGTTCCTTGttcagtgccttgcactgcgaaggttaCGGTGCAGTGGGGCATGGCTGCAACGctccaccttctaaatgtcaccatggcgtgcagttaaaatttcattttgaatcTTGACTTTGGTGCCTACGACTTGCTAAaggtaagccaaacgcggttgtcctcagcccGTCACTGTGCACTTACCAGTGGGCTTGTGGCACCACCCTGCGGCGGCCATGGTATCTACGCtgtgtagccgaccgcagcttgatgtcagctgtcGGCCAATAGCAGTCGTCTAAGGGAATGGAAAAATAGTGCATCCGAGGACAAAATAATgtgtctagaagagagtgaggacagggccttctgttgaaaaaaagagcatttgagagaaaggtgacttcgcaatccgcttgcgagctccacacacCACGTACGACTACGAAACTTggttgagatgttcacagcagcatatgctacccatggactatgttatttcaccaagcctgagaggtggttcagggcccctttattgttacacctaacatttttcattccatcactctttgtgcggtccttaacttattctcgagcttctttgttaacgtccaagtttctgccccatatcttAGCATCGGTAGAATATAATTATTGTAGACTTTTATTTTTCAAAGGCAATGGTatgctcccagtcaggatttggttaTGCCTGcaatatgcactccaacccatttttattcttatgcagatttctttctcatgatcagggtcccctgtgggtaattgacctagataaatgtactcctctacagactctggaggctgtctggcgatcctgaattcttgttcccttgccagactATTGAACATTATGTGTGTATCTGCACATTAATGTGCAGAGACACACATAACTCTTACTCTTCCTCAGTTAAGGTTCTCAATCAATTGTTGTaatttgtccccagtgttgctgaacaggacaatgtcatctgcaaactgaaggttgctgagataattGAGGTACatcttcactcctaagccttcacaTTCTAATAGCTTAAGTACTTATTTAAGCATAGTGAaaaacattggagagattgtgtctccttgccttaTTCTTATACATAGATATACTTATCGGCACTTTATCGTGAGGTAGTTTTGCTTATGACAAGTattgttgtcaactatttttatACTGCTTCCTTGACATTTGCGGTTGTCATTGGTACAAAAAGGTTTTAATGACCCCGTCAAACTGCCTCTAGCTTGTGCATTTGtatgtcacaattttttttttttcttgtcctttATGCTTGTGATCTAATGTAATGGGCCAAGCAGTCGGCTAGGCTAACTTCTCCAGATCCTATTGAAACAACCTTGCTCTTTCTCTACAAGTGAAATAGTGGCTCTGACTTGCAAAACTGTCACAGCAGTAGTTATGAGATTCCTGTATGTGTATGTGCAGTTCATCGAGAAGTTCCAGGAGGTGAAAGAGGCGACCCGGCTGGCTGCCCAGAAGGCTGGCAACAACGGTGTGGCGGCCGTGCGGCCCCCCGAGGGAGGGGAGGCTGGCGGGGGGGACCCCACGGCGCTTCACAGTGGTGGCAGCCCCAAGCACCAGCAGGCAGCAGCCAAGGCGTCGCTGCCCCAGACAACGGCCGAAGCGCAGCTGCGCTATGAAAACGATAGGCTCAAACTTGCGCTGGCACAGAGCTCGGCAAACGCCAAGAAGTGGGAGGTGGAGCTTCAGACGCTCAAGAACAACAACGGCCGGCTCACATGCGCCTTGCAGGAGAGCACGGCCAATGTAGAGGAGTGGAAGCGGCAACTGCAAGCGCTCAAGGAGGAGAATGCCACCATTCGTGGCCGTATGCTGGATCTGGAGGCTGGCAGTGCCCCCGATGCCCAGGAGCTTCGCCGGGAGCTAGCCACATTGCGCAGCCGTGCTGAGCTTCTAGATCGAGAGCACAAGCAGAAGGACAAAGTGAGCATGTTCTCTGTTTTTCTAGCAGCTGCATCACCGGCCGTGGTGGCTGCTGTGACAatctgctgctgagcatgaagtGGCGGGGTTGATTTCCAGTAAGTGTAATTACGTTTCAATGGTGGCAGAATGCAAGAAACGCTTGTTTGTTGCACTTTGAGTGCGTCTTAAGAATCTCTGGTATCCCATGCCATGCACTATGGTAACTATAATAGCCCTTGTGTTGCTTTGGGATGTAAATCTCCATCAATGTAGGTGCTTCGATACAAGATGATATTTATGGTGTAGTCAAATACTATGGATATACAGTATATGCTGATCCTCTACTCCTTTTTTATTTGCTACTTTGCATGATAATTCtaggaaaaaaaatttgaaagcttGCAATTAGGTATCCATCTTGCCTTACAGAAAACTTGT
It includes:
- the homer gene encoding homer protein homolog 2 isoform X3, whose amino-acid sequence is MKWFGQREQPIFSTKAHVFHIDPKTKRSWIPASSQAVSVSFFYDSSRNLYRIISVEGTKAVINSTITPNMTFTKTSQKFGQWSDIRANTVYGLGFGSEPDLNKFIEKFQEVKEATRLAAQKAGNNGVAAVRPPEGGEAGGGDPTALHSGGSPKHQQAAAKASLPQTTAEAQLRYENDRLKLALAQSSANAKKWEVELQTLKNNNGRLTCALQESTANVEEWKRQLQALKEENATIRGRMLDLEAGSAPDAQELRRELATLRSRAELLDREHKQKDKELEALKRKLEDQTPGKADERLKALLSENEALKSAAQRLQEQLCVAQGRQAAWEQLAQRIAHRLHDLRDLQHELAALLSAS
- the homer gene encoding homer protein homolog 2 isoform X1, with protein sequence MKPECFYFASASAYVFASREQPIFSTKAHVFHIDPKTKRSWIPASSQAVSVSFFYDSSRNLYRIISVEGTKAVINSTITPNMTFTKTSQKFGQWSDIRANTVYGLGFGSEPDLNKFIEKFQEVKEATRLAAQKAGNNGVAAVRPPEGGEAGGGDPTALHSGGSPKHQQAAAKASLPQTTAEAQLRYENDRLKLALAQSSANAKKWEVELQTLKNNNGRLTCALQESTANVEEWKRQLQALKEENATIRGRMLDLEAGSAPDAQELRRELATLRSRAELLDREHKQKDKELEALKRKLEDQTPGKADERLKALLSENEALKSAAQRLQEQLCVAQGRQAAWEQLAQRIAHRLHDLRDLQHELAALLSAS
- the homer gene encoding homer protein homolog 2 isoform X2, yielding MTASSASMGEQPIFSTKAHVFHIDPKTKRSWIPASSQAVSVSFFYDSSRNLYRIISVEGTKAVINSTITPNMTFTKTSQKFGQWSDIRANTVYGLGFGSEPDLNKFIEKFQEVKEATRLAAQKAGNNGVAAVRPPEGGEAGGGDPTALHSGGSPKHQQAAAKASLPQTTAEAQLRYENDRLKLALAQSSANAKKWEVELQTLKNNNGRLTCALQESTANVEEWKRQLQALKEENATIRGRMLDLEAGSAPDAQELRRELATLRSRAELLDREHKQKDKELEALKRKLEDQTPGKADERLKALLSENEALKSAAQRLQEQLCVAQGRQAAWEQLAQRIAHRLHDLRDLQHELAALLSAS